In the genome of Cryptomeria japonica chromosome 8, Sugi_1.0, whole genome shotgun sequence, one region contains:
- the LOC131041558 gene encoding uncharacterized protein LOC131041558 has protein sequence METELILKKLLGLIPDEEEQLEKFETKDILDNVDINDFTLDVIVMGDQLVDDQPINTQTKIVVIPDDDTCTNDVDATNGVNVQVDDVRMYEQQHGHEENKDGEDKRSKDPPIHTQTVLQPVNDNEKNKEKEKIEEMIQDRPKEKKEEEEKETKKFKPKVTPLSFNSKKKIDDDEDDDALSIQGPLNMDMLSSTKLMEIATAMKSRAKKKRMKEQQKEAETIKHLVEILSSLLPETDTDNFATLIDKIGQLVNDAGE, from the coding sequence ATGGAAACTGAGCTGATATTGAAGAAATTGTTGGGTTTGATTCCTGATGAGGAAGAGCAACTAGAGAAGTTTGAGACAAAAGATATTCTGGacaatgttgatatcaatgattttACACTTGATGTGATTGTTATGGGAGACCAATTGGTAGATGATCAACCGATCAATACACAGACAAAGATAGTTGTCATTCCTGATGATGACACTTGTACTAATGATGTTGATGCAACTAATGGTGTAAATGTGCAGGTTGATGATGTGCGAATGTATGAACAACAACATGGACATGAAGAGAACAAAGATGGAGAAGATAAGAGATCTAAAGATCCACCTATACATACACAGACTGTTCTGCAACCGGTAAATGACAATGAAAagaataaggaaaaagaaaagatagaagaaatGATACAGGATAGACctaaagagaagaaagaggaagaagagaaggaaACAAAGAAATTTAAACCTAAAGTGACACCTCTATCCTTTAATTCTAAGAAGAAAATagatgatgatgaggacgatgatgCATTAAGCATACAAGGACCCCTTAATATGGATATGCTGAGTTCTACAAAATTAATGGAGATTGCCACTGCAATGAAATCTAGAgcaaagaagaagagaatgaaggaacaacagAAAGAAGCTGAGACAATCAAACATTTAGTTGAAATTTTGTCAAGCTTATTACCGGAGACTGATACAGATAATTTTGCTACACTGATTGATAAGATAGGTCAATTAGTTAATGATGCTGGTGAATAG